The DNA region GAAATTGATCACGTTTTGTTATTTGAAAAAATCGCTCTGCACTCAACGTATCCAAACTAATATTGAGTGATTTCGCATTGGATTTTTCTAATACATCCCAATATAAATGTAATCGTGTCGCATTGGTCGTAATGGCAATCTCAACGGGTAATTGAGTTAATCGCATTAAAATATCCCCAATATCCTTTCTAACAAAAGGTTCTCCACCGGTTAACCTAATTTTTTTTACGCCGTTTTGAACAAATAATTTTGCTAAAGATTTAATTTCATCTGCTTGCATCAATTTGTCATTTTTCATAAAATGATAAATTTCATCAGGCATACAATATTGACAACGCAGATTGCAATTGTCAGTGAGTGAAATTCTTAGGTAATCATGTATTCTATTGTAACGATCAATCAACATTTTAAAATTATCTAAACTAGGTCGTAAAATTTACTATAAAGGTAAATATAAATTACCTCAGATAAGAATTATGCCTTATAAAACAATCCTAAAGATTCCTTGAATACAGAATTACAAAGGTTTTTGTTAATTTAGCCCAAGCAAATAGTCGTCATGAGCAAGGAAAATAAAGTGTATTTTTTTGGACAATTAAAGGATATTACCAAAATAGAGGCAATAACCATTAAAGATGTATCGGACACGGACGAACTATTAAGGGAAGTAAAAACTATTTATCCAGATTTAGAAAAAATAAAATTTTTCGTTGCAGTTAACAAAAAAATGATTCAAGAAAATACGAAAATCGAATCTGGGCAAATCATCGCTTGTATGCCACCATTTTCTGGTGGTTAAATGTTATTAGGATGAATAAATATCAAAGACAAATCATATTGCCTTCGTTTGGATTTGAAGGACAAAATAAACTTTCTGACGCTACCATTTTAGTAATTGGCGCAGGTGGATTAGGCTGTCCTGCATTACAATATCTAGTCGCTGCGGGCACTGGTACTATAGGGATTATAGATGGCGATACCGTATCCGAAACAAATCTGCACCGACAGATTTTGTTTACGGTAAATGATATTGGAAAAAATAAAGCGACCATAGCAAAAGAAAAATTATCACAACTCAATCCAGACGTCAAAATCATCGCCTATACGCAAAATATTACAACAGAAAATGCGTTGGATATTTTGGAAAAATATGATTTAGTTATTGACGGAAGTGACAATTTTCCTACTAGATATTTGGTAAATGACGCTTGTGTTTTACTTAACAAACCTTTTGTGTATGGTGCAGTGTCTCAATTTGAGGGGCAAGTGGCGATTTTAAATTCGGGTGAGCAAAAAATTAACTATAGAGATTTATTTCCAGAAATACCTACTCAAGGAAGTATTCAAAATTGTGCAGAGGCTGGAGTATTAGGCGTATTACCTGGCATTATCGGCACGATGCAAGCGACTGAAGCTATTAAATTTATAGTTGGATTCGGGGAAACTTTGGAAAATAAACTATTGACATATAATTTACTTTCTCAAGATTTATTCACCATAGATTTGATAAAAAATTCTCAAGCAGTGCAATTCATTCCGAAAGATAAAAGTGCATTTTTAAATATGCAATATCAAACGATTTGTACAACGGCAGGAATCGAAATCGATGCCCCATTATTTAAAAAAATGGCAGATACGGCAACAGTTGTAGACGTCAGAGAATATGAGGAATTGCCTAAGTTGAATCCTCTATCACATATTCAAATACCCATGTCAGAATTGGAAGAGCGGATCCAGGAAATCAAAGGCGACAAGATTATTTTTGTTTGCCAACATGGCATTAGGAGCAAAAATGCGATGCAATATTTTGCATTTAAAATTGGTGGCAATCATGAATTGTATAGTTTAAAAAATGGTGTAGTTGCACTCAATTAATATGGAAGAAAATTTGGAGAAATATTTTCATCAAGGCGCCATTTCTAGTCATTTAATTGGAGAGATAATTGCTCGAAAACAACAAAATTCGTCTATTGGTGGTCATGATATTTTTTTAGGACAAATAAGAACAGATAAAGTTGAAGAAAACGTAGTAGCGGCTATTGAATATACGACCTATAAAGAAATGGCAGCGGAAGCCTTAGCACAATTAAGTTTGGATATTAAAGAAAAATTTCAACTAATCGATGTAGTAATTTTACATAGTTTGGGTACAGTTCAAAAAGGAGAAATTTGCCTATTTGTTATGGCTTCAGCTGGACATAGAAAAGAAGCAATAGACGGTTGTAAAGAATGTGTGGAAAGGATCAAAAAAGAAATACCTATTTGGGGAAAGAAATCTTTGCAAACGAAGATTTTCAATGGAAAGTTAATCAATAATACATGAAAAAATTAAGCATTTTAATAGCAATACTATTTAGTTGTTACACATCATTTTCACAAGAAAAAATTACCGTTGCTGTTGCTGCGAATATGCAATACACGATACAGACATTGATAAAAGAATTTAACAAACAAGACAAAACGCAAGTTCAAGTTGTGATAGGCGCATCTGGTAATCTAACGCAAGAAATCTTAAACGGAGCACCTTTTGACATATTCGTTTCCGCGGATACAAAATTTCCAGAAAAGTTACACGAACAAAACAAAACTATAGGAATCCCCAAAACCTATGCGCAAGGAATTTTAGTATTATGGACGGCAAAACCTAATATTAAATTACCAAAATCAGTACAAGAACTAAAAAATCCTAACTATAAAAAAATAGCGATCGCCAACACCGAAACCGCGCCGTATGGCAGTGCGGCAAAGTATGTACTAGAAAAAGCAAAGGTTTGGAATGAAATACAAGGCAAATTAGTAACTGGTGAAAGCATCACGCAAACAAGCCAATTTATCGCCACGCAAAATGTAGAAATTGGCTTTACGGCAAAGTCAATTGTAGTGGCTACCCCTGCAGAAAATAAAGGAAAATGGTTAGCAATAAAAGCAGCAGATTATCCGCCTATCAATCAAGCTGCGGCACTATTGAAAAACAATACAGAGGCGCAAAAGTTCTATAACTTTTTATATTCCAATACTGCAAAAAGTATTTACAAACAATTCGGATATTTAGTTCCATGATGGATTGGTCACCATTAATATTATCCCTTTCATTAGCGGCGAGTACAACGATAATTTTATTTATTTTGTCGTTACCAATTGCAATATGGTTGTCTCGAAAAAACTCTTTTGGACGTTCTATTGTGGATGCAATTGTAACCCTACCTATGGTATTGCCGCCGACAGTCATAGGTTACTATCTTTTAGTGGCTTTTAATCCTGAAAAAAATTTGGGCAAATGGTATGAAAAAATATTTCACTCTCAAATTTCATTCTCATTCACAGGGATTTTAATTGGGTCGATCATTTATAGTTTGCCATTTATGGTTCGTCCATTAAAAGTAGGCTTACAAAACATCCCAAAGAATATCGTTGATGCGTCTTATACATTAGGAAAATCATATTGGGAAACGCTATGGAAAATAAAAATACCCAATTGTAAAAATGCTATTTTAACGGGAATTATATTCACTTTCGCACATACAATTGGTGAATTTGGAGTCGTCTTAATGATCGGAGGAAACATTCCGAACAAAACGCAAACCGCATCTATTGCTTTATATAATTCTGTTGAAATATTTGACTATAAGACTGCAAATACTTACGCCATCATAATGATATTATTCTCATTTGTAACGATAATTACCTTAAATATATTTAGTAACTATAAAAAAATAAAGACAAGTTTTTAGATATGCTAAATATTCGTTTAAATAAATTATTAAAGATTCAAAATCAGAATCAAAATTTGTATTTTGAATTAGTATCGCCAAAACCGGAAATAATTGGCATATATGGCCATTCTGGGATTGGAAAATCAACCATTTTGCGTATGATATCTGGAATATTAGCGCCAGACAACGGATTTGTGCAACTAAATGAAAATGTAATTTATAGTTCGGATACCAACATTTACCTACCAACTACAAAACGGAAAATCGGATTTATATTTCAAGATGGTGCATTATTTCCCCATATGAATGTTTTGGAAAATATACAATATGGTGCAAATTTTCATAATATTGAAGCGCTTACTAATGATCTCCAAATTTCGCATTTATTAAAAAAGAAAGTATATGAGCTGTCAGGTGGTCAGAAGCAAGCAGTTGCATTGGCACGAGCTTTGGCAAATGAACCATCCTTATTACTTATGGACGAACCCTTATCAGCGGTAGATAGCGAATGGCAAGTGACAATTATTGAATATATAAAAAAATATCAGCAACAGAAACAAATTCCAATTTTATATGTTAGTCATAGTTCAGATGAAATAAAAGCATTATGCACTAAGATGGTTTTGATAAAAGACTATAAGTCAAGTTCTATAATGAATCCATTAGAATATTTCCAAGAAGAAATTATAGAAAAATCGAAACTAATAAAAGCTGAAAATGGAAATTATGCACTTCTAATTTCGGATAAATTAGTTCAAAATAATAATAATTTTAAAATTTCACTAATAAAATAAACTATTATGATTAGTGTGAATGAAGCTAAAGATTTAATCAAAAATAATCTTCCGTCTCCTAAAACGACCACTATTTTATTGGAAAATGCTTTAAATTATGTGTTGGCAGAAGACATTTATTCTACTATAAATATTCCGTCATTTAGACAATCCTCTAAGGATGGATACGCCATTTTACATCAAGATATTGCAAATAATAATTTCGAAATTGTGGGAGAACAACCTGCCGGAATAAGCAAAAATTACGAAATCAAACCTAATCAAGCTATTCGTATTTTTACAGGAGCGCCTTTACCCAAAAATGCAGATACAATCGTAATGCAGGAATACACAGTGGTCGACAATAATCAAATGTCCATAACTGGTGCAAAATTCTCATTGGGTAGTGACGTAAGAGAGATAGGATCAGAAATTGCAATAGGGGAATTAGCTCTTAAGCAAAGAACCCAATTACAAGCGTCTTCAATTGGTTTTTTAGCCATGTTGGGCATTACGGAAATCAAGGTATATAATAAACCAAAAATATCTTTAATTATTACTGGAAATGAATTGGCGGCTAGAGGAACTCAGTTAATAGAAGGGCAAATCTATGAATCCAATAGTATCATGCTTTCTAATGCGATACAAGGGACTATAAATGAAACGCCAAAGATTGTGTTTGCAGAAGATAATCTTGAAACTTTAAAATCTGTTATAGACAACACATTAAAACAAAGTGATCTTATTATCTTAACTGGCGGTGTAAGTGTAGGTGACTATGATTATGTAAAAAAAGCATGCGAAGAAATTGGGATAGATACTATTTTTCATAGAGTGAAACAAAAGCCAGGCAAACCATTATATTTCGGTAAAATAGGTAACAAAATAATTTTTGGTCTTCCAGGAAATCCGGCTTCAAGTCTTTCTTGCTACTACATTTATCTTCAAAATTTTCTTCTGGATTTTGCAAAAATGCCTTTAACAACAACTATCAAGTTGCCTTTGGGAAAATCTTACACAAAAAGTGGCTCACTAACCCATTTTTTGAAAGCAAAAATTGTTAATGGTAAAGTTTTCCCATTGACGGCACAAGAGTCATTTAGACTTTCTAGTTTTGCAATAGCCGATGCGCTGATTATTTTACCCGAAACAAAAGAAAATTTCGAAGAAAATGAAATAGTTGAAGTAATCACTTTATCCAACTAAAATAATATTATGGTCGATATTACACATAAAATATATACTTTAAGAAAAGCAATTGCAAGTGCAGAAGTGAACGTTTCCTCTATTGAGACTATTAATAAGATAAAAAATAATGAAGTTCCCAAAGGAAATATCTTCGAGTTTGCAAGAGCCGCAGGTTTATTAGGCATCAAAAAAACAAGTGATTTGATTCCAGATTGCCATCCATTACCCATTGAGTACACATCTATCAACTATGAAATTATTGATTTAACAATCAAAATAATATTAGAAGTTCATACAATTTATCGCACTGGAGTAGAGGTGGAAGCAATGCACGGCGCATCCATCGTTGCACTGACTATGTATGATATGTTGAAACCAATCGACAAGGGAATTACAATCAATAATATAAAATTAGAACACAAATCAGGAGGCAAATCAGACTATAAAAAAGTAAAAATTGCAGACTTGAATGTAGCTATTATAGTTTGTTCCGATTCTATTTCACAAAATCAATCAGAGGATACTGCAGGATTGTATATTATGAAAAAAATGAAAGAATTTGGTATACAAACGATTGATTATAGTATAATTCCAGATAACTCCAATGGAATTAGTCAAAAAGCGCAGCAACTGTGTAACGATTATTTTGATCTTTTAATATTCAGTGGTGGTACTGGACTTTCTGACCGAGATAATACACCCGATGCCATATTGCCATTATTGACAAAACAAGTGGATGGTCCTATGGAAATTGCGCGTAATTATGGTCAAGAAAGAATGCCGTATTCTATGCTATCCAGAGGTGTAGCAGGATTTATAGACCAAACATTTGTATTGACAATTCCGGGTTCAAAAAACGCAGCGGAAGATTACATGAATGCTTTATTCCCCTATTTATTTCACGTATTTCAAGTAGCTAATGGATTTAAACATTCTTAAAATATGGTGAGAGGTATTGTCATGTGTGGCGGGCAAAGTACGCGAATGAGGTCCGATAAAGGTTTAATGAAGTTTCATTCGCAATATTGGGTAGAAATTGCTTATCAAAAATTGAATAGCTTAAATATTCCAGTGAGTAT from Rhizosphaericola mali includes:
- a CDS encoding MoaD/ThiS family protein; its protein translation is MSKENKVYFFGQLKDITKIEAITIKDVSDTDELLREVKTIYPDLEKIKFFVAVNKKMIQENTKIESGQIIACMPPFSGG
- a CDS encoding HesA/MoeB/ThiF family protein; translation: MNKYQRQIILPSFGFEGQNKLSDATILVIGAGGLGCPALQYLVAAGTGTIGIIDGDTVSETNLHRQILFTVNDIGKNKATIAKEKLSQLNPDVKIIAYTQNITTENALDILEKYDLVIDGSDNFPTRYLVNDACVLLNKPFVYGAVSQFEGQVAILNSGEQKINYRDLFPEIPTQGSIQNCAEAGVLGVLPGIIGTMQATEAIKFIVGFGETLENKLLTYNLLSQDLFTIDLIKNSQAVQFIPKDKSAFLNMQYQTICTTAGIEIDAPLFKKMADTATVVDVREYEELPKLNPLSHIQIPMSELEERIQEIKGDKIIFVCQHGIRSKNAMQYFAFKIGGNHELYSLKNGVVALN
- a CDS encoding molybdenum cofactor biosynthesis protein MoaE; this encodes MEENLEKYFHQGAISSHLIGEIIARKQQNSSIGGHDIFLGQIRTDKVEENVVAAIEYTTYKEMAAEALAQLSLDIKEKFQLIDVVILHSLGTVQKGEICLFVMASAGHRKEAIDGCKECVERIKKEIPIWGKKSLQTKIFNGKLINNT
- the modA gene encoding molybdate ABC transporter substrate-binding protein; amino-acid sequence: MKKLSILIAILFSCYTSFSQEKITVAVAANMQYTIQTLIKEFNKQDKTQVQVVIGASGNLTQEILNGAPFDIFVSADTKFPEKLHEQNKTIGIPKTYAQGILVLWTAKPNIKLPKSVQELKNPNYKKIAIANTETAPYGSAAKYVLEKAKVWNEIQGKLVTGESITQTSQFIATQNVEIGFTAKSIVVATPAENKGKWLAIKAADYPPINQAAALLKNNTEAQKFYNFLYSNTAKSIYKQFGYLVP
- the modB gene encoding molybdate ABC transporter permease subunit, with the protein product MMDWSPLILSLSLAASTTIILFILSLPIAIWLSRKNSFGRSIVDAIVTLPMVLPPTVIGYYLLVAFNPEKNLGKWYEKIFHSQISFSFTGILIGSIIYSLPFMVRPLKVGLQNIPKNIVDASYTLGKSYWETLWKIKIPNCKNAILTGIIFTFAHTIGEFGVVLMIGGNIPNKTQTASIALYNSVEIFDYKTANTYAIIMILFSFVTIITLNIFSNYKKIKTSF
- a CDS encoding ATP-binding cassette domain-containing protein encodes the protein MISGILAPDNGFVQLNENVIYSSDTNIYLPTTKRKIGFIFQDGALFPHMNVLENIQYGANFHNIEALTNDLQISHLLKKKVYELSGGQKQAVALARALANEPSLLLMDEPLSAVDSEWQVTIIEYIKKYQQQKQIPILYVSHSSDEIKALCTKMVLIKDYKSSSIMNPLEYFQEEIIEKSKLIKAENGNYALLISDKLVQNNNNFKISLIK
- a CDS encoding molybdopterin molybdotransferase MoeA; its protein translation is MISVNEAKDLIKNNLPSPKTTTILLENALNYVLAEDIYSTINIPSFRQSSKDGYAILHQDIANNNFEIVGEQPAGISKNYEIKPNQAIRIFTGAPLPKNADTIVMQEYTVVDNNQMSITGAKFSLGSDVREIGSEIAIGELALKQRTQLQASSIGFLAMLGITEIKVYNKPKISLIITGNELAARGTQLIEGQIYESNSIMLSNAIQGTINETPKIVFAEDNLETLKSVIDNTLKQSDLIILTGGVSVGDYDYVKKACEEIGIDTIFHRVKQKPGKPLYFGKIGNKIIFGLPGNPASSLSCYYIYLQNFLLDFAKMPLTTTIKLPLGKSYTKSGSLTHFLKAKIVNGKVFPLTAQESFRLSSFAIADALIILPETKENFEENEIVEVITLSN
- the moaCB gene encoding bifunctional molybdenum cofactor biosynthesis protein MoaC/MoaB — protein: MVDITHKIYTLRKAIASAEVNVSSIETINKIKNNEVPKGNIFEFARAAGLLGIKKTSDLIPDCHPLPIEYTSINYEIIDLTIKIILEVHTIYRTGVEVEAMHGASIVALTMYDMLKPIDKGITINNIKLEHKSGGKSDYKKVKIADLNVAIIVCSDSISQNQSEDTAGLYIMKKMKEFGIQTIDYSIIPDNSNGISQKAQQLCNDYFDLLIFSGGTGLSDRDNTPDAILPLLTKQVDGPMEIARNYGQERMPYSMLSRGVAGFIDQTFVLTIPGSKNAAEDYMNALFPYLFHVFQVANGFKHS